ACTAAAATGGGTGAAAAAGCTTTCAAGACTATTTTAAACGAAAACGTAGAAGATTCAATCAAAAACAGACTTATGGAAGCTTATCAAGATTCTGTATTACTAAATCGTGATGTAGGAAACGTGTATACAGGTTCATTATACTTAAGTTTAATTTCATTATTAGAAAATCATGAATTCAATGCTGGAGAGAAAGTTTGTCTGTTCAGTTATGGTTCAGGTGCTGTGTGTGAAATCTTTAGTGGCTCAATCGTTTCAGGATATGAAGCTGAATTAAATAAAGAAAAACATTCAGACATGCTTGATTCAAGAGAGCAATTATCTGTAGAAGAATACGAAACATTCTTTACAAGATTCGACAATCAAGAATTTGATTTCGAACGCGAACTTAAAGGTGATCCATATTCAAAAGTTTATTTAAGTAATATCGAAGATCACATTAGAACATATAAAACTGAACAATAAAATTAATGGGGCTAAGACATGGATAAAGTGTCTTAGCCCCTTGTTTGTTGTGATATAGGTGTGAGTCATGTGATAATAGAAACATATTCGTTTATAAATAAAAGTAAGGAGCGATCATATGTTAACGATTTATGGACATAGAGGTATACCAAGTAAGGCCCCTGAAAATACAATTGCTTCGTTTAAAGCAGCTTCAGAAATTGAAGGAGTCAATTGGCTTGAATTAGACGTCGCTATTACGAAAGATGAACAACTGATTATCATTCATGATGACTATTTAGATAGAACAACAAATATGTCAGGTGAAATCACACAATTAAACTATGATGAAATTAAATCAGCATCAGCAGGAAGTTGGTTCGACGAGAAATTTAAAGATGAAAGGTTACCGACTTTTGATGATGTGGTTGAAATCGCAAATGAATATAACATGAACTTAAATGTAGAATTGAAAGGCGTAACTGGCGCAGAAGGTCTGGCACTTTCAAAAAGTATGGTTAAGCAAGTGGGAGAAAAATTAGAGAAATTAAATCAGAAACAAGAAGTGCTGATTTCAAGTTTCAATGTTGTACTCGTTAAACTCGCTGAAGAAATCATGCCACAATATGAAAGAGCAGTTATCTTCCATACTTCATCATTCCGAGAAGATTGGAGAACACTGTTAGACTACTGTAACGCTAAAATAGTGAATACCGAAGATGCCAAACTAACTAAAGCAAAAGTCAAAATGGTGAAAGAAGCAGGGTATTCATTAAACGTTTGGACAGTTAATAAACCAGCAAGAGCAAATCAACTTTCCAATTGGGGAGTGGATGGTATATTCACAGATGCTGCTGATAAAATGATACATTTACAAGAATTATAAAAAGAAAAATCTGGTCACTTTGATAAGTGACCAGATTTTTTTAGTTGTTTGATTGGGCGATGGCCAAAGTCGTAGATTAACTCTGTAATTAAGCGACGAGAAGTCTGAAGTCGTAGATTAACTCTGTAATTAAGCGACGAGAAGTCTGAAGTCGTAGATTAACTTCTGAATTAAGCGACGAGATGGTCGAAGTCATAGATTAACTTGTGAATTAAGCGACGAGATGTCGAAAGTCGTAGATTAACTCCTGAATTAAGCGACGAGATAGCCGAAGTCGTAGATTAACTCTGTAATTAAGCGACGAGATGTCGAAAGTCGTAGATTAACTTATGAATTAAGCGACGAGATGTCGAAAGTCGTAGATTAACTTGTGAATTAAGCGACGAGATGGCTAAAGTCGTAGATTAACTTTGTAGTTAAGCGACGAGAAGTCTGAAGTCGTAGATTAACTCTTGAATTAAGCGACGAGATGTGTAAAGTCGTAGATTAACTTTTGAATTAAGCGACGACTTCATGCAATTAATTCCCACTTAACTTCAAACTTCTCCTATTACATCATTGCGACTTTTAACATATCTAACACACCGCTTGATGATCCTGGGAATGCGAAGACGAGTTGATTTAAGTCTTGTGCTGTCATTTGTTGATTCACTATAAATGTTACAAGGTTGATGAGATTTGCTGCATCATTGGCGTAGATTTCAGCACCTACTAAGTGTTTGTTTGAATCTAATACAATTGACATTTCAGCATCGATTTCATTT
The Mammaliicoccus sp. Dog046 genome window above contains:
- a CDS encoding glycerophosphoryl diester phosphodiesterase; the encoded protein is MLTIYGHRGIPSKAPENTIASFKAASEIEGVNWLELDVAITKDEQLIIIHDDYLDRTTNMSGEITQLNYDEIKSASAGSWFDEKFKDERLPTFDDVVEIANEYNMNLNVELKGVTGAEGLALSKSMVKQVGEKLEKLNQKQEVLISSFNVVLVKLAEEIMPQYERAVIFHTSSFREDWRTLLDYCNAKIVNTEDAKLTKAKVKMVKEAGYSLNVWTVNKPARANQLSNWGVDGIFTDAADKMIHLQEL